The following proteins come from a genomic window of Pirellula staleyi DSM 6068:
- a CDS encoding peptidylprolyl isomerase, translated as MPHCFAKFVPLAILLGLIEASPICAQSYGDPYAQAPPAAGPAPVNRYPLPQQPAAPSYPPPVQQPQYQVPQYQVPQYQPPQNSAPQYQQPQYPPAAAGYPLPQGEGGAANYQASAAATGGASAPASSKFAPSQIVARVGNQFVLAGDVDAIVNQMIGPALARAKSDQEREAIESSRANASKMVLQRMIDMKVLYGDFERNIEKNAGRDKLDEIRKNIDRRMRDQFEKELASMREKVRKAKPAELQAMLARDPQMPVVAMLMEEHQIENLGDLDLLLRKYGSSLEKTQRYYRESTLGRSQVAENVREIPEVTHKAMLDYYQSHAEDFALQARARFEMMSVKFVGFPTRQAAYQTIGQMGNEVFYGAPFESVAKKYSQDPSASRGGYFDWTQQGALSTEVLDRAVFSLEPGKLSQILEDERGYYIVRVIEREEAGSVPFEVAQTKIKDAIETQYREENYRNYLTKVKQQTTIWTIYDETAGRGSAAPGTGSR; from the coding sequence TTGCCGCATTGCTTTGCTAAGTTTGTGCCGCTCGCGATTCTCCTCGGCTTGATCGAGGCGAGTCCGATCTGCGCGCAAAGCTACGGTGATCCCTACGCACAAGCGCCCCCCGCTGCTGGTCCAGCGCCGGTGAATCGCTATCCTCTGCCGCAGCAGCCAGCAGCGCCGAGCTATCCACCGCCAGTTCAGCAGCCGCAGTATCAGGTTCCCCAGTACCAAGTTCCTCAGTACCAGCCTCCACAAAATTCGGCACCGCAATATCAGCAGCCCCAGTATCCACCAGCAGCAGCTGGCTATCCCTTGCCGCAAGGGGAGGGGGGAGCGGCCAATTATCAAGCAAGCGCAGCGGCTACCGGTGGTGCTTCGGCGCCAGCATCGAGCAAGTTTGCTCCTTCGCAGATTGTGGCCCGTGTGGGCAACCAATTTGTGCTTGCCGGGGATGTCGATGCCATTGTGAATCAAATGATTGGCCCCGCACTAGCGCGAGCCAAATCGGATCAAGAGCGCGAAGCCATTGAGTCGAGCCGAGCGAATGCATCGAAAATGGTGCTGCAGCGCATGATCGACATGAAGGTGCTCTACGGCGACTTCGAGCGGAACATCGAGAAGAACGCCGGTCGCGACAAGCTCGACGAAATTCGAAAGAACATCGATCGCCGGATGCGCGATCAGTTCGAAAAAGAGCTCGCTTCGATGCGCGAGAAGGTTCGCAAAGCCAAGCCAGCTGAACTGCAAGCGATGCTCGCCCGCGATCCACAGATGCCTGTCGTCGCGATGCTGATGGAAGAACATCAGATTGAAAATCTCGGCGATCTCGACTTGCTGCTCCGGAAGTATGGTTCGTCGCTCGAGAAGACGCAGCGGTACTATCGCGAAAGCACTCTTGGTCGAAGTCAGGTGGCCGAGAATGTCCGCGAGATTCCGGAAGTGACCCATAAGGCGATGCTCGACTACTATCAGTCGCACGCGGAAGATTTTGCCCTGCAGGCGCGAGCACGCTTTGAAATGATGAGCGTGAAATTCGTCGGCTTTCCTACTCGGCAAGCGGCCTATCAAACAATCGGCCAGATGGGGAACGAAGTTTTTTACGGTGCGCCGTTTGAATCGGTGGCGAAGAAGTATTCGCAAGATCCGAGCGCTTCGCGCGGTGGCTATTTCGACTGGACTCAGCAGGGTGCATTGTCGACCGAAGTGCTCGACCGCGCTGTGTTCTCGCTCGAACCGGGCAAGTTGAGCCAGATTCTTGAGGACGAACGGGGCTACTACATCGTCCGAGTGATCGAGCGCGAAGAAGCGGGAAGCGTGCCGTTTGAAGTTGCCCAAACGAAGATCAAAGACGCTATCGAAACGCAGTACCGCGAAGAGAACTACCGCAATTACCTCACCAAAGTGAAGCAGCAGACCACCATTTGGACCATCTACGACGAAACAGCTGGGCGTGGCTCGGCTGCTCCGGGAACAGGTTCGCGGTAG
- a CDS encoding citrate synthase, protein MTSPARLILGEKEIELPVVVGTEDERGIDISKLLATTGHITIDDGYGNTGSTQSAITFLDGEKGILRYRGYPIEQLAVNCDFLDVAHLLIFGELPTAKQSEDFRRMTLRHTMIHEEMRAFYGGFPREAHPMAILSSVVSALSTFYQDSLDPNDPRQVEVSIYRLLAKLPTIAAYSYKKSIGQPFVYPQNDLSYSQNFLQMMFATPCEPYEVDPDAVAALNLLLIVHADHEQNCSTSTVRMVGSSNANLFASISAGISALWGPLHGGANEACVLMLERILEEGGDVKKFVNMAKDKKSNFRLMGFGHRVYKNYDPRCIIIKKACDKVLSKLKIRDPLFDVAKELEEVALNDPYFIERKLYPNVDFYSGVIYRALGIPVQMFTVLFAMGRLPGWIAHWVEMHKNPNKRICRPRQIYTGPAERPFKQPE, encoded by the coding sequence ATGACCAGTCCGGCTCGTTTGATTTTGGGCGAGAAAGAAATCGAACTCCCCGTTGTAGTGGGGACGGAAGATGAGCGTGGCATCGACATTTCGAAGCTGCTGGCGACGACTGGTCACATCACAATCGACGACGGCTACGGCAACACCGGCTCGACTCAGTCGGCGATCACCTTTCTCGACGGCGAGAAGGGGATTCTTCGTTATCGCGGCTATCCGATCGAACAACTGGCGGTGAACTGCGACTTTCTCGACGTCGCCCACCTGCTGATCTTCGGGGAACTCCCCACGGCCAAGCAGAGTGAAGACTTCCGCCGGATGACGCTGCGGCACACGATGATTCACGAAGAAATGCGTGCCTTCTACGGCGGCTTTCCTCGCGAAGCGCACCCGATGGCCATCCTCTCGAGCGTGGTGAGCGCCCTCTCGACCTTCTATCAAGATTCGCTCGACCCGAACGATCCACGCCAGGTCGAAGTGTCGATCTATCGACTTTTGGCCAAGCTCCCGACCATCGCGGCTTATAGTTATAAGAAGTCGATTGGTCAGCCTTTTGTCTATCCTCAAAATGATTTGAGTTATAGCCAAAACTTCTTGCAAATGATGTTCGCAACCCCTTGCGAACCTTATGAGGTCGACCCCGATGCGGTCGCCGCTCTCAATCTGCTCTTGATTGTACATGCCGACCACGAACAGAACTGCAGCACCAGCACGGTGCGCATGGTCGGTTCGTCGAATGCAAACCTGTTTGCCTCGATTTCCGCAGGAATTTCGGCACTTTGGGGCCCGCTGCACGGTGGTGCCAACGAAGCTTGTGTGCTGATGCTCGAGCGGATTTTGGAAGAAGGTGGCGACGTCAAGAAGTTCGTCAACATGGCGAAAGATAAGAAAAGCAACTTCCGTTTGATGGGCTTTGGTCATCGCGTTTATAAGAACTACGATCCACGCTGCATTATTATTAAGAAGGCATGTGATAAGGTTCTCTCGAAGCTGAAGATTCGCGACCCGCTGTTTGATGTGGCCAAGGAACTCGAAGAAGTCGCTTTGAATGATCCTTACTTCATCGAACGAAAGTTGTATCCCAACGTCGACTTCTATAGCGGTGTGATCTATCGCGCCCTGGGTATCCCAGTGCAGATGTTCACGGTGCTGTTTGCGATGGGCCGTCTGCCAGGCTGGATCGCTCACTGGGTCGAAATGCACAAGAACCCGAACAAGCGGATCTGCCGCCCTCGCCAGATTTATACCGGTCCT